A portion of the Punica granatum isolate Tunisia-2019 chromosome 7, ASM765513v2, whole genome shotgun sequence genome contains these proteins:
- the LOC116215412 gene encoding SNF1-related protein kinase regulatory subunit beta-2-like isoform X1, which produces MVMGNVSGRRDEEGTSGEYGAEERSEQRAMEFAQSGSSHRHEPLVQSSPLGPWEFRSNLFHAPMRTDAEFVHSEKRVPVMITWSHGGEKVAISGSWNNWELIELMERSGKDFVIMKVLPSGIYHFRFIVDGHLRYDPDLPCDFDDPGGVYNIMDVKEYAAETQESIADFELPPSPDATYSNNLLTDTDFSRPPPDLPPQLQRTPLNETAFGESYHQSLSRTQLPVLNHLYVKKWDLGEPIALGSTNWFLEKHVTVILYKPSWRHR; this is translated from the exons ATGG TTATGGGCAATGTCAGTGggagaagagatgaagaaggaACCTCTGGAGAGTACGGGGCTGAAGAGAGATCTGAGCAGAGAGCTATGGAGTTTGCACAAAGTGGAAGCAGCCATCGTCATGAGCCTTTGGTCCAGTCTTCTCCTCTTGGCCCTTGGGAGTTCCGGTCGAATCTCTTTCATGCCCCGATG AGGACAGACGCTGAGTTTGTGCATTCCGAGAAGAGAGTGCCAGTGATGATAACATGGAGTCACGGTGGCGAGAAAGTAGCCATCTCGGGATCATGGAACAACTGGGAATTAAT AGAACTGATGGAGAGGTCCGGCAAAGATTTCGTCATCATGAAGGTGCTCCCTTCGGGTATTTACCACTTCCGCTTCATTGTGGATGGACATCTGAGATATGATCCGGACTTGCCCTGTGATTTTGATGACCCCGGCGGTGTTTATAACATCATGGATGTAAAG GAGTATGCTGCAGAAACCCAAGAGAGCATCGCCGACTTTGAACTCCCTCCTTCCCCTGATGCAACCTACAGCAACAATTTGCTCACAGACACCGATTTTAGCAGGCCCCCGCCCGATCTACCCCCACAGCTGCAAAGAACGCCATTGAATGAGACAGCCTTCGGAGAAAGCTACCATCAGTCGCTGTCCCGAACTCAACTGCCCGTGCTGAACCATCTGTATGTAAAGAAGTGGGACCTTGGTGAGCCCATAGCACTCGGTTCTACTAACTGGTTTCTCGAGAAGCACGTGACTGTCATTCTTTACAAGCCTTCATGGAGACACAGGTGA
- the LOC116215412 gene encoding SNF1-related protein kinase regulatory subunit beta-2-like isoform X2, which produces MGNVSGRRDEEGTSGEYGAEERSEQRAMEFAQSGSSHRHEPLVQSSPLGPWEFRSNLFHAPMRTDAEFVHSEKRVPVMITWSHGGEKVAISGSWNNWELIELMERSGKDFVIMKVLPSGIYHFRFIVDGHLRYDPDLPCDFDDPGGVYNIMDVKEYAAETQESIADFELPPSPDATYSNNLLTDTDFSRPPPDLPPQLQRTPLNETAFGESYHQSLSRTQLPVLNHLYVKKWDLGEPIALGSTNWFLEKHVTVILYKPSWRHR; this is translated from the exons ATGGGCAATGTCAGTGggagaagagatgaagaaggaACCTCTGGAGAGTACGGGGCTGAAGAGAGATCTGAGCAGAGAGCTATGGAGTTTGCACAAAGTGGAAGCAGCCATCGTCATGAGCCTTTGGTCCAGTCTTCTCCTCTTGGCCCTTGGGAGTTCCGGTCGAATCTCTTTCATGCCCCGATG AGGACAGACGCTGAGTTTGTGCATTCCGAGAAGAGAGTGCCAGTGATGATAACATGGAGTCACGGTGGCGAGAAAGTAGCCATCTCGGGATCATGGAACAACTGGGAATTAAT AGAACTGATGGAGAGGTCCGGCAAAGATTTCGTCATCATGAAGGTGCTCCCTTCGGGTATTTACCACTTCCGCTTCATTGTGGATGGACATCTGAGATATGATCCGGACTTGCCCTGTGATTTTGATGACCCCGGCGGTGTTTATAACATCATGGATGTAAAG GAGTATGCTGCAGAAACCCAAGAGAGCATCGCCGACTTTGAACTCCCTCCTTCCCCTGATGCAACCTACAGCAACAATTTGCTCACAGACACCGATTTTAGCAGGCCCCCGCCCGATCTACCCCCACAGCTGCAAAGAACGCCATTGAATGAGACAGCCTTCGGAGAAAGCTACCATCAGTCGCTGTCCCGAACTCAACTGCCCGTGCTGAACCATCTGTATGTAAAGAAGTGGGACCTTGGTGAGCCCATAGCACTCGGTTCTACTAACTGGTTTCTCGAGAAGCACGTGACTGTCATTCTTTACAAGCCTTCATGGAGACACAGGTGA
- the LOC116215413 gene encoding uncharacterized protein LOC116215413, which produces MAAQVSLSASSSSSFLSKRVPFPCNLKLHRSLRHSLSAPPSTGPRSFKIHAKLGGEDGELKKGGGKKKFITREEEPEQYWQTAGERKGENPMKTPIPYIIIFGMSTPFVILAIAFANGWIKVPVR; this is translated from the exons ATGGCAGCCCAAGTGAGTCTCTCcgcttcttcctcctcctccttcttgaGCAAAAGAGTTCCATTCCCTTGCAACCTGAAGCTCCATCGCTCTCTTCGCCATTCTCTCTCTGCTCCACCTTCAACTGGGCCACGGAGTTTCAAGATTCATGCCAAATTGG GGGGAGAAGATGGTGAGCTCAAGAAAGGTGGGGGGAAGAAGAAGTTCATCACCAGAGAAGAAGAGCCAGAGCA GTACTGGCAAACTGCAGGAGAAAGGAAAGGGGAGAACCCGATGAAGACACCCATCCCGTACATAATTATTTTCGGGATGTCGACTCCTTTTGTGATCTTAGCCATTGCTTTCGCCAATGGATGGATCAAGGTTCCTGTTCGATGA